Proteins encoded within one genomic window of Ammonifex degensii KC4:
- a CDS encoding helix-turn-helix domain-containing protein, with protein MTASGRDSASVVVTDVLEDGRQKDWFWDHNAVFESDLSPNAKLVRLFLARCAGGDRVACVPLKEISRGCGLCKPAVVDALKELEEKGWIARKRYAVKVGKRKVNAYVLLDPRAAS; from the coding sequence GTGACGGCATCCGGTAGAGACAGCGCGAGCGTTGTGGTAACCGACGTCCTGGAGGACGGCAGGCAGAAGGACTGGTTCTGGGACCACAACGCGGTGTTTGAGTCCGACCTTTCTCCGAATGCCAAACTGGTCAGGCTCTTCCTGGCGCGGTGCGCGGGCGGAGACAGAGTAGCCTGTGTACCTCTGAAGGAGATAAGCAGGGGGTGCGGCCTCTGCAAACCTGCCGTCGTAGACGCGCTGAAGGAGCTGGAAGAAAAGGGCTGGATCGCCCGGAAGCGCTATGCCGTCAAAGTAGGAAAACGGAAGGTCAACGCCTACGTCCTCCTCGATCCCCGAGCTGCTTCCTAA
- the dnaN gene encoding DNA polymerase III subunit beta, with protein sequence METVKTGLRVVVKKEELEKVLNICLRCVPSKPLMPQLGGVLVRGKFRENGSPAVTVTATDLDAQIVASLQAHLEGEGELWLPAKETFDLVRRLPECTLELGQAGPEQVLVSYPGGEARLTGMNPEEFPAVNEQEDGYTALPGEGLTNALRRVLYAAAPDGPYTAITGVEISRSPSGGLTFAATDGHRLAVFGDREEDGEGSQEDRKSWVVPAGYLREVLVLAKLLGKEPDRVLLGRHTASFVWPGEAEFTCRLIDYKFPDWRQALPRESPATSLTTTVNTLLPCLERAKTIARANSVPVVLLVKEGEEVRLEARSEAGEFKERVDGRAEGEDVTVAFNAGYLLEALKVLDSAAEVRVGLYGPASPATVTVPGDERYLALVLPVRLV encoded by the coding sequence GTGGAAACGGTCAAGACGGGACTGCGCGTGGTGGTGAAGAAAGAGGAGCTGGAGAAGGTCTTGAACATCTGCCTGCGGTGCGTGCCTTCCAAACCTCTCATGCCGCAGCTCGGCGGGGTGCTGGTGCGCGGGAAGTTCCGGGAGAACGGGAGCCCCGCGGTCACCGTCACCGCCACCGACCTGGACGCGCAAATAGTGGCGAGCCTCCAGGCCCACCTGGAGGGAGAAGGAGAGCTCTGGCTGCCGGCCAAAGAGACCTTCGACCTGGTGCGCCGCCTGCCGGAGTGCACCCTGGAGCTCGGGCAGGCCGGACCGGAGCAGGTCCTGGTCTCCTACCCCGGCGGGGAGGCACGTCTTACCGGCATGAACCCCGAGGAGTTCCCGGCGGTGAACGAGCAGGAGGACGGGTACACAGCGCTTCCCGGAGAGGGTCTGACCAACGCCCTGCGGCGGGTGCTCTACGCCGCAGCGCCGGACGGCCCGTACACCGCCATCACCGGCGTGGAGATAAGCCGTTCCCCTTCGGGGGGACTGACCTTCGCGGCCACCGACGGGCACAGGCTGGCCGTCTTCGGGGACCGGGAAGAAGACGGGGAAGGAAGCCAAGAAGACCGGAAGAGCTGGGTAGTACCCGCCGGATACCTGAGAGAGGTCCTGGTGCTGGCGAAGCTCCTGGGGAAAGAGCCGGACAGGGTTTTGCTGGGCAGGCACACCGCTTCCTTCGTCTGGCCGGGGGAAGCGGAGTTCACCTGCCGCTTAATCGATTACAAGTTTCCCGACTGGCGGCAGGCCCTGCCCAGGGAGTCCCCGGCAACTTCCCTCACCACGACCGTCAACACGCTGCTCCCCTGTCTTGAGCGGGCGAAGACCATAGCCCGGGCCAACTCCGTCCCAGTGGTCCTCCTGGTCAAGGAGGGGGAGGAGGTAAGGCTGGAGGCCCGCAGCGAGGCGGGGGAGTTTAAGGAGCGCGTGGACGGCCGGGCGGAAGGAGAGGACGTCACCGTGGCCTTCAACGCCGGCTACCTGCTGGAAGCCCTAAAGGTGCTCGACTCGGCGGCGGAGGTGCGGGTGGGGCTGTACGGCCCCGCGTCCCCGGCGACCGTGACCGTGCCGGGAGACGAGAGGTACCTGGCCCTCGTGCTGCCGGTGCGCCTGGTGTAG
- a CDS encoding metal-dependent hydrolase: MLWRTHFLAGAALGIALSSGRAPEALALSALVAGAAALLPDLDDPRSFIGRKARPVSAGLRLLAGHRGAMHSLLAALAVSAVLGSLLRGLVPGAFLLVLAGYLSHLLLDTLNPAGVPWLWPLKVRVGVPLVGVGSVFERLVLVPLLFLLCAWSYLYFSGFFGGV; this comes from the coding sequence GTGCTCTGGCGCACCCACTTTTTAGCGGGGGCCGCCCTGGGGATCGCCCTCAGTTCCGGCCGCGCCCCGGAGGCCCTGGCGCTGTCGGCCCTGGTCGCGGGCGCGGCGGCGCTCCTGCCGGACCTGGACGACCCCAGGTCTTTCATAGGCAGGAAGGCCCGGCCGGTGTCGGCGGGGCTGAGGCTACTGGCGGGGCACAGGGGCGCGATGCACTCCCTCCTGGCGGCCCTGGCGGTCAGCGCGGTTCTGGGTTCTCTCCTGCGCGGCCTGGTGCCCGGCGCCTTCCTCCTGGTCTTGGCGGGCTACCTCTCCCACCTCCTGCTGGACACGCTGAACCCGGCGGGCGTGCCGTGGCTCTGGCCCCTGAAGGTCAGGGTCGGGGTGCCGCTGGTGGGCGTCGGGAGCGTCTTCGAGCGGCTGGTGCTGGTCCCCCTGCTCTTTCTCCTCTGTGCCTGGTCCTACCTTTACTTCTCAGGCTTTTTTGGGGGTGTTTGA
- a CDS encoding DnaD domain-containing protein, protein MQRLKRAVIKEELVALTGDTLEALILNQFIYWSERVEDFDRFIQEEKERAEQEGIELNFPLTGGWITKKMSELKEELMVAESEATIKRKVQSLVDKGYLEKRQNPLYKWDRTLQYRVNLVKIAQDLSKLGYHLEGYKADLGFISKDPGTGPHSGSFSSVHRERSKVQNELSRVHGEPSKVHGELSSAHGEPSSAHPATFNSETTAEITTETTAENLLLDAAADKNNSPDLNYSPVGNNREELRKNGQEIPVPSQEERAAERAARNGEKPGSFSPTVYQKHPPESNSSPEETAPVPEDEGLYSPAFAELYRLFEGEFGRPLSPLEAEHVAKLAAGHPPELVKEALSRAVAAGRPRINYVRGILESWRRLNLRTLREVLEHEKAEERRKGEKKDGAAEDKKKALIRSLYLS, encoded by the coding sequence GTGCAAAGACTCAAGCGTGCCGTCATCAAGGAAGAGCTTGTAGCACTCACGGGGGACACGCTGGAGGCGCTGATCCTGAACCAGTTCATCTACTGGTCCGAGAGGGTGGAGGACTTCGACAGGTTCATCCAGGAGGAGAAGGAGAGGGCCGAGCAGGAGGGCATCGAGCTGAACTTCCCGCTTACGGGCGGCTGGATCACCAAGAAGATGTCGGAACTGAAGGAAGAACTCATGGTGGCAGAGTCGGAGGCCACCATCAAGCGCAAGGTCCAGTCGCTCGTCGACAAGGGCTACCTGGAGAAGCGGCAGAACCCGCTGTACAAGTGGGACAGGACTTTGCAGTACCGGGTGAACCTGGTGAAGATAGCGCAGGACCTGAGCAAGCTAGGGTATCACCTTGAGGGGTACAAAGCAGATCTGGGTTTCATATCAAAAGACCCGGGCACAGGACCCCACTCAGGTAGTTTTTCAAGCGTTCACCGTGAGCGCTCGAAAGTTCAAAATGAGCTTTCGAGAGTTCACGGTGAGCCTTCGAAAGTTCACGGTGAGCTTTCGAGCGCTCATGGTGAGCCCTCGAGCGCTCACCCTGCAACTTTCAATTCAGAGACTACAGCAGAGATTACAACAGAGACTACAGCAGAGAATCTTTTGTTAGATGCGGCAGCTGATAAAAATAACTCCCCTGATTTAAATTACTCCCCTGTTGGTAATAATAGGGAAGAGTTGCGGAAAAACGGCCAGGAAATTCCAGTACCGTCGCAAGAAGAACGCGCAGCGGAAAGGGCTGCGCGAAACGGCGAAAAGCCGGGTAGCTTTTCGCCTACAGTGTACCAGAAGCACCCACCCGAAAGCAACTCTTCCCCAGAGGAGACCGCTCCCGTCCCGGAGGACGAGGGGCTTTACTCCCCGGCCTTCGCGGAGCTCTACCGCCTGTTCGAGGGCGAGTTCGGCCGCCCGCTTTCCCCCCTGGAGGCGGAGCACGTCGCGAAGCTCGCGGCGGGACACCCCCCGGAGCTCGTAAAGGAGGCCCTGAGCCGCGCCGTCGCGGCGGGCAGGCCCCGCATCAACTACGTGCGCGGCATCCTGGAGAGCTGGCGGCGGCTGAACCTGAGGACCCTGCGGGAAGTCCTGGAACACGAGAAGGCAGAGGAACGCCGGAAAGGCGAGAAGAAAGACGGTGCCGCCGAGGACAAGAAAAAGGCCCTCATCAGGTCGCTCTACCTCAGCTGA
- a CDS encoding HNH endonuclease, which produces MKRARKPYCELTLRPCYAHVHHIKPRSQGGEDIPENLISLAPEVHAAVHEGRIDRYLLVRVVAKREGLSPEEVCRRIGVPVPEEWPAGDFPGLGGKSPPSLEEVLQVVLSLEEDQDDAKWLQGEILAVLVDMGFSKRWLAHSLRRSLSYVKNRVRTWRAFPEPHLRCPELTWEHHKVAALTPDPAGWLERAAENGWSTRQLQLAIARERNPEKADAEEERRQREAERLLEKVLRFVAEGGPQGAWLRERLLEELS; this is translated from the coding sequence GTGAAGAGGGCGCGGAAGCCCTACTGCGAGCTGACCCTGCGCCCCTGCTACGCACACGTCCACCACATTAAGCCCCGCTCCCAGGGCGGGGAAGACATCCCGGAGAACCTGATAAGCCTGGCCCCCGAGGTGCACGCGGCCGTCCACGAGGGGAGAATAGACCGCTACCTGCTGGTGCGGGTGGTGGCGAAGAGAGAAGGGCTCTCCCCGGAGGAGGTCTGCCGGAGGATCGGCGTCCCGGTGCCCGAGGAGTGGCCCGCGGGCGACTTCCCGGGACTCGGCGGGAAGTCTCCACCCTCGCTGGAAGAGGTCCTGCAGGTGGTGCTCTCCCTGGAGGAGGACCAGGACGACGCGAAGTGGCTGCAGGGGGAGATACTGGCCGTCCTGGTGGACATGGGCTTTTCCAAGCGGTGGCTGGCCCACAGCCTCAGGCGGTCGCTCTCCTACGTCAAAAACCGGGTCCGGACCTGGAGGGCCTTTCCCGAGCCGCACCTCCGCTGCCCGGAGCTCACCTGGGAGCACCACAAGGTGGCGGCGCTGACGCCCGACCCCGCCGGATGGCTGGAGAGGGCCGCCGAGAACGGCTGGAGCACCCGGCAGCTGCAGCTGGCGATAGCCAGGGAGAGGAACCCGGAGAAGGCCGACGCGGAGGAGGAAAGGAGGCAAAGGGAAGCGGAGAGGCTGCTGGAGAAGGTGCTGAGGTTCGTGGCGGAAGGCGGGCCGCAGGGGGCCTGGCTGAGGGAGAGGCTGCTGGAGGAGCTGAGCTAA
- a CDS encoding helix-turn-helix domain-containing protein: MRIKFARLRKGLTQAELAQKLNVHPETLGKYERGTNRPDAETLRKLADILEVSTDFLVGRTNDPSPIPSSLDADVETYLEKIVKGEIPIHFDGVERITPEVLEDLRTILKAALTYIRAHKPKEEEKAVEEKEEAERPGKGG; the protein is encoded by the coding sequence TTGAGGATAAAATTTGCCAGACTAAGGAAAGGACTAACTCAAGCAGAGTTAGCGCAAAAACTTAATGTGCATCCTGAAACGCTTGGAAAGTATGAAAGAGGTACCAACCGCCCGGATGCAGAAACACTTCGCAAGCTTGCCGATATACTCGAAGTATCTACCGATTTCCTCGTGGGAAGAACAAACGATCCTTCTCCTATCCCTTCCAGTCTCGACGCCGACGTGGAGACCTACCTGGAAAAAATCGTGAAGGGCGAAATTCCCATCCACTTCGACGGCGTGGAAAGAATCACTCCGGAAGTCCTGGAAGACCTGAGGACGATACTGAAAGCAGCTCTCACCTACATACGCGCCCACAAGCCTAAAGAGGAGGAAAAAGCAGTCGAAGAGAAAGAAGAAGCAGAAAGGCCGGGAAAGGGAGGATAA
- a CDS encoding MBL fold metallo-hydrolase, which yields MILIPLGTNGFFPSYGRHTACYLLMPDPETAILLDAGTGVARLLEPEIKKRLEPVGELHIVLSHYHLDHVCGLFYLTGVWPRRKVVIHAPGSPLVDAEPIKALEKLLSPPLYPMSLWDLPVEVSEVIGPKKEIAGLRFRFQRQKHPGGSVGMRVEDTLAYVTDTVADPATADFVKGVRFLMHETWLTDEEAEKSVEADGVPAREKHSSAGAVAEIAARAGVGRVAPIHHAPWRTSEELFLLARSVEEKSGIPVVVLEEGKEYLLFQEGKE from the coding sequence GTGATTCTAATACCTCTTGGGACTAACGGCTTTTTCCCATCGTACGGCAGGCACACGGCCTGCTACCTGCTCATGCCTGACCCGGAGACGGCCATCCTGCTGGACGCCGGCACCGGCGTGGCGAGACTCCTGGAGCCGGAGATCAAGAAAAGGCTCGAACCGGTGGGAGAACTACACATTGTTCTCTCCCATTATCACCTAGACCATGTGTGCGGACTCTTCTATCTCACCGGAGTATGGCCCCGACGGAAGGTGGTGATCCACGCCCCCGGGTCGCCGCTGGTGGACGCGGAGCCAATCAAAGCGCTGGAGAAACTTCTAAGTCCACCCCTCTACCCTATGAGCCTGTGGGATTTGCCGGTGGAGGTCTCGGAAGTTATCGGTCCAAAGAAGGAGATTGCCGGGCTCAGGTTCCGCTTCCAGCGCCAGAAGCACCCGGGCGGCTCCGTGGGGATGAGGGTAGAAGACACCCTGGCGTACGTCACCGACACGGTGGCCGACCCGGCGACGGCGGACTTTGTTAAAGGGGTCAGGTTCCTCATGCACGAGACCTGGCTTACCGACGAGGAGGCGGAAAAGAGCGTGGAGGCGGACGGAGTTCCGGCAAGAGAAAAGCACTCCTCTGCCGGGGCGGTGGCGGAGATAGCCGCAAGGGCAGGAGTAGGCCGCGTCGCGCCCATCCACCACGCTCCCTGGCGGACAAGCGAAGAACTCTTTCTGCTTGCCAGGAGTGTGGAGGAAAAGTCCGGCATTCCAGTTGTAGTGCTCGAAGAAGGAAAGGAATACCTACTCTTCCAGGAAGGAAAAGAATAG
- a CDS encoding helix-turn-helix domain-containing protein — protein MQGKGEAARQIGLRIKEARLSRGLSLRALAEKVGVSAQAISKYERGLDIPGSGVLLRLAEALGVKWEYFIRPRRVECLEPAYRKRSSLPAKELKAITTRAKEHLERYLEVEDLFPGEKAGEELPRLEAWTPEEAEDAAEELRRIWDLGLDPIENLVELLEDKGVKVIPVDTRDDRFDAMAFRTKDGTPVIAYNKNLPGDRQRFSIAHELGHLVLGLGSSPVEEKIANRFAGAFLVPRSVARRELGGSRRKLGFRELCLLKKKYGLSMQSWIVRAHEIGLLSERATEQMFRWFGKEGFRKKEPEPLPSEEPSRMERLVARALAEEIITKARAEELLGKPLREEGGACGAV, from the coding sequence ATGCAGGGGAAAGGAGAAGCCGCCCGGCAGATCGGGCTGCGGATAAAGGAAGCACGGCTGAGCAGGGGGCTGAGCTTGCGGGCGCTGGCGGAAAAGGTAGGGGTGAGCGCTCAGGCCATATCGAAGTACGAGCGCGGACTTGATATACCGGGTTCCGGCGTCCTGCTCCGCCTGGCGGAGGCCCTGGGAGTGAAGTGGGAGTACTTCATTCGCCCGCGCAGGGTGGAGTGCCTTGAGCCGGCGTACCGGAAGCGTTCTTCTCTCCCGGCAAAAGAGCTGAAGGCGATAACCACCCGCGCTAAGGAGCACCTGGAGCGCTACCTGGAAGTGGAAGACCTCTTCCCCGGAGAAAAAGCCGGGGAGGAGCTGCCCAGGCTCGAAGCGTGGACGCCCGAGGAGGCGGAGGACGCGGCGGAGGAACTGCGCCGGATCTGGGACCTGGGCCTCGACCCCATCGAGAACCTGGTGGAACTGCTCGAAGACAAAGGGGTAAAGGTCATCCCGGTGGACACCAGGGATGACCGCTTTGACGCGATGGCGTTCAGGACAAAAGACGGGACGCCGGTGATCGCCTACAACAAGAACCTGCCCGGGGACCGGCAGCGGTTCAGCATAGCCCACGAACTGGGGCACCTGGTCCTGGGGCTGGGCTCGTCGCCGGTGGAAGAGAAGATCGCCAACCGCTTCGCCGGGGCCTTCCTGGTTCCCCGGAGCGTCGCGCGCCGGGAGCTGGGTGGGAGCCGCCGCAAGCTCGGCTTCCGGGAGCTTTGCCTGCTCAAGAAGAAGTACGGGCTCAGCATGCAGTCCTGGATAGTTCGGGCGCATGAGATAGGGCTTCTCTCAGAGAGGGCCACGGAGCAAATGTTCAGGTGGTTCGGAAAGGAGGGCTTCCGCAAGAAGGAGCCCGAACCGCTGCCTTCCGAAGAACCTTCCCGCATGGAGCGCCTGGTGGCAAGGGCACTTGCCGAGGAGATCATCACCAAAGCGCGGGCGGAGGAGCTTCTGGGGAAGCCCCTCCGAGAGGAGGGCGGGGCGTGCGGCGCGGTCTAA
- a CDS encoding single-stranded DNA-binding protein, whose protein sequence is MLNRVILIGRLVRDPELRHTPQGTSVGGFTVAVDRPAAQEGERKADFIDVVVWSGLAEVCCRNLTKGRLVAVEGRLQTRSYEDSRGIRRRVAEVVAENVRFLDRPKDAGAGKEEKPVSVNDEGVAMDEDVVMAVDDDIPF, encoded by the coding sequence ATGCTCAACAGGGTCATCTTGATCGGCCGGCTGGTGCGCGATCCCGAGCTGCGCCACACTCCTCAGGGGACGTCGGTGGGCGGCTTCACGGTAGCGGTGGACCGGCCGGCTGCTCAGGAGGGAGAGCGCAAGGCCGACTTCATCGACGTGGTGGTGTGGTCGGGGCTGGCGGAAGTGTGTTGCCGCAACCTGACCAAGGGGCGTCTGGTGGCGGTGGAGGGGCGGTTGCAAACCCGCTCCTACGAGGACAGCCGGGGGATAAGGCGGCGTGTAGCGGAGGTGGTGGCGGAAAACGTGCGCTTCCTGGACCGGCCCAAGGACGCCGGGGCCGGGAAGGAAGAGAAACCCGTGAGCGTGAACGACGAGGGCGTCGCCATGGACGAAGACGTCGTCATGGCCGTGGACGACGACATACCGTTTTAA
- a CDS encoding S1 RNA-binding domain-containing protein gives MQVLPETWIEVAWARRTGKVLTWPAKGIEEHPDGDGKSLLHLVVMKDGVKGLIPLPEAGVGAEDGELGPREARNRLRYLVGQPVDFVVTWCHEDTLTFRASRKKALEVKARDAWLRLRPGERVEALVRRPAFRKEDRRVAGFVVEVDGVEGFLPRGELSWGWVDDPLKLLRPGDRVVVEVLEADRERGRLVVSRKAVLSWEEQVKNYREDGRYAGVVTRVTPRHLVVELEPGVTVTARHMKVGIPGVGDLIEVVITGIDPERKRLLGIAVRPVK, from the coding sequence TTGCAGGTACTGCCCGAGACCTGGATAGAGGTGGCCTGGGCGCGGCGCACGGGGAAGGTCCTCACCTGGCCCGCGAAGGGGATCGAAGAGCACCCGGACGGGGACGGTAAAAGCCTCCTCCACCTGGTGGTCATGAAGGACGGGGTTAAGGGGCTGATACCTCTGCCCGAAGCCGGGGTGGGGGCCGAGGACGGGGAGCTCGGCCCGAGGGAGGCGAGGAACAGGCTCCGGTACCTCGTCGGCCAGCCCGTGGACTTCGTGGTGACCTGGTGCCACGAAGACACCCTGACCTTCAGGGCCTCCCGGAAGAAGGCCCTGGAGGTCAAAGCGAGGGACGCGTGGTTGAGGCTCAGGCCGGGAGAGAGGGTGGAGGCGCTGGTGCGGCGCCCGGCCTTTAGAAAAGAGGACAGGCGCGTCGCCGGGTTCGTGGTGGAGGTGGACGGCGTGGAGGGCTTCCTGCCGCGCGGGGAGCTCTCCTGGGGCTGGGTGGACGACCCGCTGAAGCTCCTGCGCCCCGGGGACCGGGTGGTCGTGGAGGTGCTGGAGGCCGACAGGGAGCGGGGCAGGCTGGTGGTCTCCAGGAAGGCGGTGCTTTCCTGGGAGGAGCAGGTGAAGAACTACCGGGAGGACGGCCGCTACGCGGGGGTGGTCACGCGCGTGACTCCCCGCCACCTGGTGGTGGAGCTGGAGCCGGGAGTTACGGTGACTGCCCGGCACATGAAGGTGGGGATACCCGGCGTGGGAGACTTAATCGAGGTGGTCATCACCGGGATTGACCCGGAGCGGAAGAGGCTTTTGGGGATAGCGGTGCGGCCTGTTAAATAG
- a CDS encoding CHC2 zinc finger domain-containing protein — translation MPRVYDVDIFELAREVSLLDVARAYGVELKKVGKNWFGLCPLHHEKTPSFTVYETPRGLRWKCFGCGEGGDVIDLVAKLEALSPLEAARKLVADYRYGWTPAPAPASRPREEKQATELGVAPLEVRDAVYRELLDALDLLPRHRENLKARGLSDAAIERNMYRSLPSPREARQVAARLAKNYDLAGVPGFYRDGDSWTFTTCRGFLIPVRDVAGKVQGLQVRLDEPKNGGKYVWFSSAGKPSGTGARTAAHVATPLSGSFPRRRLWLTEGPLKADVAAEYLGVRFLAVPGVSVWRDAVEVVKALRPREVVLAFDADQATNEGVARAVEGLAAVLRDAGLELRRASWPPELGKGIDDACAALREVSEETFLTVRITRTVTVTETVEIKGRPGVVAKLLAWILRVFRGR, via the coding sequence ATGCCAAGGGTTTACGATGTTGACATATTTGAACTCGCCCGGGAAGTCTCGCTGCTGGACGTGGCCCGGGCGTACGGCGTGGAATTGAAGAAGGTCGGGAAGAACTGGTTCGGGTTGTGCCCGCTGCACCACGAGAAGACTCCCTCCTTCACCGTCTACGAAACCCCGCGGGGACTGCGGTGGAAGTGTTTCGGGTGCGGTGAGGGAGGGGACGTCATAGACCTGGTGGCAAAGCTGGAGGCCTTAAGCCCCCTGGAGGCCGCCAGGAAGCTTGTGGCGGACTACCGCTACGGCTGGACTCCCGCTCCCGCACCGGCTTCCAGGCCCCGGGAAGAAAAGCAAGCAACAGAACTGGGAGTTGCACCCCTGGAAGTACGGGACGCCGTCTACCGGGAACTGCTGGACGCGCTCGACCTCCTGCCCCGCCACAGGGAAAACCTCAAGGCGCGGGGGCTTAGCGACGCGGCCATAGAGCGCAACATGTACCGCAGCCTGCCTTCTCCCCGGGAGGCCCGGCAGGTGGCCGCAAGGCTGGCCAAGAACTACGACCTGGCCGGCGTGCCGGGCTTCTACCGGGACGGGGACTCCTGGACCTTCACCACCTGCCGGGGCTTCTTGATCCCGGTAAGGGACGTGGCGGGGAAGGTCCAGGGGCTGCAGGTCCGGCTGGACGAACCGAAGAACGGCGGCAAATACGTCTGGTTCTCCAGCGCGGGAAAGCCTTCCGGTACCGGGGCCAGGACCGCGGCCCACGTCGCCACGCCGCTCTCCGGGAGCTTTCCCCGTAGGCGGCTGTGGCTGACGGAGGGCCCCCTGAAGGCGGACGTCGCGGCGGAGTACCTGGGGGTGCGCTTCCTCGCCGTCCCCGGGGTCTCCGTCTGGCGGGACGCGGTGGAGGTCGTGAAGGCCCTGCGTCCAAGAGAGGTGGTCCTGGCGTTCGACGCCGACCAGGCCACCAACGAGGGGGTGGCGAGGGCGGTGGAGGGCCTGGCCGCCGTCCTCCGGGACGCGGGGCTGGAGCTGAGGAGGGCTTCCTGGCCCCCGGAACTGGGCAAGGGCATAGACGACGCCTGCGCGGCCCTGCGGGAGGTCTCGGAGGAGACCTTCCTGACCGTCCGGATCACGCGGACGGTCACGGTCACCGAAACCGTGGAGATCAAGGGCCGTCCGGGCGTTGTGGCAAAACTCCTTGCCTGGATTTTGCGGGTTTTCCGGGGCCGGTAG
- a CDS encoding ImmA/IrrE family metallo-endopeptidase: MLAERIRACVEGVISIYGLVHPEELAERLGLTVVEVRDSLKAVRGAFICKKGLKLVCIDANLPTLHRHAAVLHECGHYLLHPGENRFFIESRTFLPSGRKELEATLFALFYLVEWNRDLLERLEHNLHRFAKAHGLPLRVAEVAAAALRKSEENRKLPQKIMGGL, translated from the coding sequence GTGCTGGCCGAGCGGATACGGGCCTGTGTGGAAGGAGTCATTTCCATCTACGGGCTTGTCCACCCCGAAGAACTCGCCGAGCGGCTGGGGCTCACCGTGGTGGAAGTGCGGGACTCTTTAAAGGCGGTCCGGGGAGCTTTTATCTGCAAGAAGGGCCTGAAGCTGGTCTGCATCGACGCGAACCTCCCCACCCTGCACCGCCACGCCGCAGTCCTGCACGAGTGCGGCCACTACCTCCTGCACCCGGGCGAGAACAGGTTTTTTATCGAAAGCAGGACCTTTCTGCCCTCCGGGCGCAAAGAACTGGAGGCCACTCTTTTTGCACTCTTCTACCTGGTGGAATGGAACCGGGACCTCCTGGAGCGGCTGGAGCACAACCTCCACCGCTTCGCGAAGGCGCACGGGCTGCCGCTGCGGGTAGCGGAAGTGGCAGCTGCCGCCCTGCGAAAATCCGAAGAGAACAGGAAACTGCCACAAAAAATCATGGGAGGTTTGTGA
- a CDS encoding radical SAM protein, whose translation MRLFTKTPPGVVCPHFYELILSNGCPYDCVYCYLRLTFRGNKHPVLFTNSWEEVHRELDACGDGVFSTGELADSLAVVPPLLAPAVEYFRARPGKYLLLTTKSCNTAFFRGLEPTPQVIVSFSVNAPEVAERLERLAPPPLARLKAAAKLMEWGWRVRVRLDPVVWDGDLSSYRSVCREIRALGAERVTVGTLRQYPGLFRFAPGAPRKGLHKASDGRMRYSLTVRLGVYERVAEWLGVQPALCKETEEVWQALGWTFCGCNCTV comes from the coding sequence GTGCGGCTCTTTACGAAAACTCCGCCGGGGGTGGTGTGTCCCCACTTCTACGAACTCATACTGTCCAACGGCTGCCCGTACGACTGCGTTTACTGCTACCTGCGGCTCACGTTTCGCGGCAACAAGCACCCCGTGCTTTTTACCAACTCCTGGGAGGAGGTGCACCGGGAGCTGGACGCCTGCGGGGACGGCGTCTTTTCCACGGGAGAACTGGCCGACAGCCTGGCGGTGGTTCCTCCCCTGCTAGCCCCGGCGGTGGAGTACTTCCGGGCCAGGCCCGGCAAGTACCTGCTGCTGACGACCAAGAGCTGCAACACGGCCTTCTTTAGAGGACTCGAGCCGACGCCGCAGGTGATCGTTTCGTTTTCCGTCAACGCGCCGGAGGTGGCGGAGCGACTGGAGAGGCTTGCGCCTCCGCCTCTGGCCCGCCTGAAGGCGGCGGCCAAGCTTATGGAGTGGGGATGGCGGGTGCGCGTCAGGCTCGACCCAGTAGTGTGGGATGGCGACCTGTCTTCTTACCGTTCTGTGTGCCGGGAAATAAGGGCGCTGGGGGCAGAGCGCGTCACCGTCGGCACCCTCAGACAGTATCCGGGGCTTTTCCGGTTCGCGCCCGGTGCTCCCCGAAAAGGCCTCCACAAGGCGTCCGACGGACGGATGAGGTATTCCCTGACCGTCAGGCTTGGCGTGTACGAGCGGGTCGCCGAGTGGCTGGGCGTCCAGCCAGCCCTCTGCAAGGAGACGGAAGAAGTCTGGCAAGCCCTTGGCTGGACCTTCTGCGGTTGCAATTGCACTGTCTAA